TACAGTAGAAGGCCTGACTAAGGCCTATGGCGCAGGCCCCTTATTTAAAGATATTTCTTTCCATATCGAAGAAGGTGACAAAATCGCCCTGGTGGCGCTGAATGGTACCGGTAAATCCACCCTGCTCCGCATCCTCTGCGGCCAGGAAACCCCCGATGCCGGCACTGTCTGGATCCATAAAGATGTAACAGTAGTAATGCTGGAACAGCAAAACGCTTTCAATCCCGGAGAAACCATCTCCCAACACATATTCTCACAAGGACACCCTGTGCTTTCCGCTATCAGGGATTACGAAATGCTGACTGAAGAAGGTGAGGAACCAGACCTCGATAAGCTGACCAAAGCAATCGAACGTATGGATGAGCTGAACGCCTGGCATTTTGATTCCAAGGTAAAACAGATCCTCGGCAAGCTGAACATCCACCATATGGAACAGCTGATGGGCAGCCTGTCCGGTGGCCAGGTAAAGAGAGTAGCGCTGGCTAAGGTACTCATCGATATCGGCTTTGAACACAGGCATACCCTGCTCATCATGGATGAACCGACCAACCACCTGGATGTAAGCATGATCGAATGGCTGGAAAACTACCTGGACCAGGAGAAAGTAACCCTGCTGCTCGTAACCCACGACCGTTACTTCCTCGATAGCGTGTGTAATGAAATTATGGAGCTGGATCAGCAACAGCTGTTTATATACAAAGGCGATTACGAGAACTACCTGGAAAAGAAAGCTACCCGCGAAGAAATGGCCAAATCCAGTGTGGAAAAAGCCCGCAACGTGTTCCGCAAGGAACTGGAATGGATGCGCAAGCAGCCCAAAGCCCGTACCACCAAGTCCAAATCCCGGATCGATGCCTTTACCGAAGTAAAAGAAAAAGCCAGCGTAAAACTGGAAAAACAGCAGCTGGAACTCAATGTAAAGATGACCCGCCTGGGTGGCAAGATCATCGAAATGAAAAAAGTCTATAAGGCCTACGGTGATTTACAGATAATGAAAGGCTTCGACTATACTTTCAAAAGAGGAGAACGCGTAGGTGTGGTTGGAAAGAACGGTGTGGGTAAATCCACATTCCTCAACATGTTGCTGGGACTGGAACAACCTGATTCCGGAAAGATCAATACCGGGGAAACGATTGTATTCGGAAACTACGATCAGCGTGGACTGGTAATTAAAGAAGATATGCGGGTGATTGAATTCGTGAAGAATATCGCCGAAAACTTCCCCCTTGCAGATGGTACAAAAGTAAGTGCGGCCCAGTTCTTACAGTTATTCCTCTTCCCACCGGAAAAGCAGTATACCTACATCTCTAAACTGAGTGGTGGAGAGAAGAGAAGATTACACTTGTTGAGCATACTCTTCCGCAACCCGAACTTCCTGGTATTGGATGAGCCTACGAACGACCTGGATCTGCCTACGCTGAGCATCCTGGAAGACTTCCTGCTGGATTTCCAGGGATGTCTGATCATCGTGAGCCACGACCGTTATTTCATGGATAAACTGGTAGATCACCTGTTTGTATTTGAAGGACAAGGGGTGGTGAGTGACTTCCCGGGCAACTATACCCA
This window of the Chitinophaga sancti genome carries:
- a CDS encoding ABC-F family ATP-binding cassette domain-containing protein, which codes for MHYVTVEGLTKAYGAGPLFKDISFHIEEGDKIALVALNGTGKSTLLRILCGQETPDAGTVWIHKDVTVVMLEQQNAFNPGETISQHIFSQGHPVLSAIRDYEMLTEEGEEPDLDKLTKAIERMDELNAWHFDSKVKQILGKLNIHHMEQLMGSLSGGQVKRVALAKVLIDIGFEHRHTLLIMDEPTNHLDVSMIEWLENYLDQEKVTLLLVTHDRYFLDSVCNEIMELDQQQLFIYKGDYENYLEKKATREEMAKSSVEKARNVFRKELEWMRKQPKARTTKSKSRIDAFTEVKEKASVKLEKQQLELNVKMTRLGGKIIEMKKVYKAYGDLQIMKGFDYTFKRGERVGVVGKNGVGKSTFLNMLLGLEQPDSGKINTGETIVFGNYDQRGLVIKEDMRVIEFVKNIAENFPLADGTKVSAAQFLQLFLFPPEKQYTYISKLSGGEKRRLHLLSILFRNPNFLVLDEPTNDLDLPTLSILEDFLLDFQGCLIIVSHDRYFMDKLVDHLFVFEGQGVVSDFPGNYTQYREWEKDRPEREKEEQKVAPVAPVVEAAPAAAPAEKGRKMTFKEKRELEMLEKEIADLEKEKENLDAKMAAGDVPYADLEPMARRVGEVINLLDEKGMRWLELSELS